A genomic region of Papaver somniferum cultivar HN1 chromosome 7, ASM357369v1, whole genome shotgun sequence contains the following coding sequences:
- the LOC113299524 gene encoding uncharacterized protein LOC113299524: MEKPPLKQLTTQEWENLMEDFQSGINSRIEKWVSQYSSFSSILELILSTLLRKDISIKLQLIVFLEEAYKLIIPKNEYEIGIGRIIETLRAVIQAPVDGISITYSLKEQLMISVTSVIISIDGLNNVVHHLESLIELLLTVINRPNHGLDRQTRAVACECLRELEREYPCILADISGHIWNLCQSERTHASQSYILLLTSVIHDLVISKMNGSIIGTSVPLVPFNVPQSVIASSGSNNTDSSTTSATTVSNSKELRRVMAFLLEHPHVLTPCALMEFMSMIMPIAVALDLQASLLKVQFSGLLYSYDPMLCHVVLMLYSRFSDAFDGQEAEIARRLMLISKEAHHYLIFRLLALHWLLGFINLPSVKREAIRKSSVVSMSSSFYPTVFDPLALKSMKLDMLAYCAICVDNSVSQKSEGVSNTKVKKEVSVVKLLEDGLVSVSSFKWLPSWSTETTVAFRTFHKFLIGAMPHSASNDSTAEALMESTIFQTLQRTLVDMALEYRGLVPISVAFLDRLLGCHSHRWLGERLLQTFDEHLLPKVTINYQLASYFPIFNRIAENHSVPPSQLLELLTEFLVVLVEKHGPDTGLNSWSLGNKVLCICRTMLMHHRSSRVFLILSRLLTFTCLYFPDLEIRDNARIYLRMLMCIPGKKLRHILNLEEQVPGISPSPHMFSGQSPRASEDVNKSRNISSYIHLERITPLLVRQTWSLSLAMMDNENNQLLVLEGISDSKPVDREADLDSSSEVQVLESDRMDMPREPLRVMDSKVSEILEILRLHFSCIPDFRHMAGFKITIPCTLRFESEPFNCIWGVGLPATSLDEVDALPAIYATIITFASSAPYGSIPSFHIPFLLGGTKLDTDYTSRKSDYLAIVPLENGSDERETFRASVTIELEPREPMPGLVDVAIEANAENGQIIRGQLQSITVGIEDMFLKARIPSDIPEEAFADYYSDLFNALWEACDSSSNTGRETFPLMGGKGVAAINGTRSVKLLEVSAALLVDAVERHLAPFIVSVVGDPLISAVRDGGVIKDVIWKEGLHSAVDENTEMKNFDLGPLQLKYIDDDADEENCTHYQMDIKKRNMGCFFVLIFLPPRFHLLFQMEVGDASTLVRIRTDHWPCLAYIDDYLEALFLK, encoded by the exons ATGGAAAAGCCACCTTTAAAGCAGCTAACGACACAAGAATGGGAGAATTTGATGGAAGATTTTCAATCAGGAATCAATTCACGTATAGAGAAATGGGTATCTCAGTATTCTTCCTTTTCTTCTATTTTGGAACTTATATTATCAACTCTTTTACGAAAAGATATTTCAATCAAACTTCAACTGATTGTTTTTCTTGAAGAGGCATATAAATTGATAATTCCTAaaaatgaatatgaaattggGATTGGTAGAATTATTGAAACACTTCGTGCTGTTATACAAGCTCCTGTTGATGGGATCTCAATAACTTATTCATTAAAAGAACAATTGATGATTTCTGTAACTTCGGTAATTATCTCAATCGATGGTTTAAACAACGTGGTTCATCATTTAGAGAGTTTGATTGAATTGTTATTGACTGTTATTAATAGACCTAATCATGGGTTGGATCGGCAGACTAGAGCTGTAGCTTGTGAATGTTTAAGGGAGTTAGAGAGAGAATATCCCTGTATACTTGCGGATATTTCTGGTCATATATGGAATTTATGTCAAAGCGAGAGAACTCATGCTTCACAGAGTTACATTCTTTTATTGACATCCGTGATTCATGATTTAGTGATTTCGAAAATGAACGGTTCGATTATCGGTACATCAGTTCCTCTTGTTCCTTTTAATGTTCCACAATCAGTAATAGCTAGTTCTGGTTCAAATAATACTGATTCTTCTACTACAAGTGCTACTACGGTTTCGAATTCTAAAGAGCTTCGTAGAGTAATGGCATTTTTGTTGGAACACCCACATGTCTTAACTCCTTGCGCATTGATGGAATTCATGTCGATGATAATGCCAATAGCAGTGGCATTGGATTTGCAGGCTTCACTTTTGAAGGTTCAATTCTCTGGCTTGCTTTACTCGTACGATCCCATGCTTTGCCATGTTGTTCTTATGCTGTATTCGCGTTTCTCAGATGCATTTGATGGCCAAGAAGCCGAAATTGCTCGTCGTTTGATGCTAATTTCCAAAGAAGCTCATCATTATTTGATTTTCCGTTTGCTTGCTCTTCACTGGTTGTTAGGGTTCATTAATCTTCCTTCTGTGAAGAGAGAAGCAATTAGGAAGAGTTCAGTGGTTTCTATGAGCTCAAGTTTTTACCCGACGGTATTTGATCCGCTAGCACTGAAATCAATGAAACTGGACATGCTTGCCTATTGCGCTATATGCGTTGATAATTCAGTATCACAAAAGTCTGAAGGAGTATCTAATACGAAGGTTAAAAAAGAAGTTTCTGTTGTGAAGCTCTTAGAAGATGGACTTGTCTCTGTTTCATCATTCAAATGGTTGCCATCTTGGAGCACAGAAACTACAGTGGCCTTTCGTACTTTTCATAAGTTCTTGATTGGAGCCATGCCTCATTCTGCGTCCAATGATTCCACCGCGGAAGCACTCATGGAATCCACTATCTTTCAAACATTGCAG AGGACACTAGTGGACATGGCACTGGAGTATCGAGGATTGGTTCCAATCTCTGTTGCTTTCCTCGACCGTCTGTTGGGATGTCATTCACATCGTTGGTTGGGGGAGCGTCTTCTCCAGACATTTGATGAGCATTTACTTCCAAAGGTCACCATAAATTATCAGTTGGCTTCTTACTTCCCAATTTTCAATAGGATTGCTGAGAACCATTCCGTACCTCCTAGTCAGTTACTCGAGCTGCTTACTGAATTCCTTGTTGTCCTTGTTGAGAAACATGGTCCTGACACAGGATTGAATTCATGGTCTCTTGGAAATAAGGTTCTCTGTATTTGTAGGACCATGCTCATGCACCACCGCAGTTCAAGGGTTTTTCTTATACTTTCTCGCCTCCTTACATTCACTTGCCTGTACTTTCCTGATTTGGAAATTCGCGATAATGCCAG GATCTATCTTCGGATGCTTATGTGTATACCTGGTAAAAAGCTTAGGCACATTTTAAACCTCGAGGAACAAGTTCCTGGCATTTCACCGTCCCCTCACATGTTTTCTGGTCAGTCTCCTCGAGCTTCTGAAGATGTCAACAAGTCGAGGAATATCTCTTCGTACATTCATCTTGAACGCATAACCCCTCTTCTTGTCAGACAAACATGGTCTCTATCTTTAGCTATGATGGacaatgaaaataatcaactcctTGTTTTAGAGGGCATCAGTGACAGTAAACCTGTAGACAGAGAAGCAGATTTGGACAGCAGTTCCGAGGTACAGGTTCTGGAAAGTGACCGGATGGATATGCCCCGAGAACCATTACGTGTCATGGATTCAAAGGTTTCAGAGATCTTAGAGATATTACGGCTGCATTTTTCGTGTATTCCTGATTTTCGGCATATGGCAGGTTTTAAGATTACAATTCCTTGTACCCTCAGATTCGAGTCCGAACCCTTTAATTGTATCTGGGGAGTTGGCTTACCTGCTACAAGTTTAGATGAAGTGGATGCTCTACCTGCCATATATGCAACCATTATCACATTCGCTTCTTCAGCACCATATGGGTCTATTCCGTCATTCCATATACCTTTCTTGCTTGGTGGAACCAAGTTAGATACCGATTATACATCCAGGAAAAGTGATTACCTTGCTATTGTGCCTCTAGAAAATGGGTCTGATGAACGGGAAACCTTTAGGGCTTCCGTAACCATCGAATTGGAACCTAGAGAACCAATGCCGGGTCTGGTTGATGTTGCCATTGAAGCAAATGCAGAGAATGGTCAGATCATTCGAGGTCAGCTTCAGAGTATTACAGTTGGTATCGAGGACATGTTTCTCAAGGCTAGAATACCGTCGGATATCCCTGAAGAAGCATTTGCAGATTACTACTCTGACTTGTTCAATGCATTATGGGAAGCATGTGATAGCTCTTCAAATACTGGTCGGGAAACTTTTCCTCTAATGGGAGGAAAAGGGGTTGCTGCAATTAATGGGACCCGTTCAGTCAAGCTTCTAGAGGTGTCTGCCGCATTGCTCGTTGATGCTGTTGAACGTCATTTGGCGCCCTTTATTGTAAGTGTGGTTGGTGACCCTCTGATAAGTGCAGTAAGAGACGGTGGCGTCATTAAGGATGTCATTTGGAAAGAAGGGTTACATTCCGCTGTTGATGAAAATACTGAGATGAAGAATTTTGATTTAGGCCCACTTCAACTTAAGTACATTGATGATGATGCCGATGAGGAAAATTGCACGCACTATCAAATGGACATCAAGAAAAGAAATATGGGATGCTTTTTTGTTCTCATATTTCTTCCGCCAAGATTCCAT